TGAGGATGATTGGAACGTTAGTGATGCTGAAGTAGCATGTATTCAAATAGGTTCCTCAAGGAATCCTTTAGTtccttgttcctcatgctgtagatgagggggttcactgctggaggcaccactgAGTACACAACTGCCACCACCAGGTCCAGCAACTGGAAGGAGATGGAGtggggcttcaggtaggcaaacatgCCAGTGCTGACAAACAGGgacaccacagccaggtgaggcaggcacgtggaaaaggctttctGCCGTCcatgctcagaggggatcctcagcacagccctgaagatgtgcacataggacagcacgatgaaaacaaaacaaccagaGAGTAAAATGCCACTAACCATGAGAAGCCAGACTTCCCTGAGGTACGCAtttgagcaggagagcttgaggatctgggggatttcacagaagaactgctcCAGGGCATTCCCTTGGCAGAGgggtagtgaaaatgtattggcagtgtgcagcacagcatagagaaagccactgccccaggcagctgctgccatctgGACACAAGCTCTACTGTCCAGCAaggtcccatagtgcaggggtttgcagatggcaacatagcggtcataggccatgacagtaaGAAGACAAAACTCTGctgacaagaaaagaagaaagaagaagactTGTGTAGCACATCCTGTGTAGGAGATGTCCCTGGTGTCCCAGAaagaattggccatggctttggggacagtggtggagatggagcccaggtcgaggagggagaggtggaggaggaagaagtacatgggggtgtataggcggtggtcacaggctacaGCTGTGATGgtgaggccattgcccaggagggcagccacatagatgcccaggaagagccagaagtgcaagcgctgcagctcccgtgtgtctgtgaatgccaggagcAGAAACtcagtgatggagctgctgttggacatcagATTCCTTGGGGCACAGGGACCTAGCTAAAGAGGAACAGTCAGTGACAAGTGAGGGCAGTCTTTAACCAAAACCTGTCCTATTCCTTACACAAGGTGCCACCCTCCCCCTCCCCGtaccctccccctcccctcccctgcccccagcctGTCTTTCTATTAAGACGTTTTACATCTCCCTGAACCAAGCTCTGGTTAGTGCTGGCTTGGGGTGTAATGGGCAGCAGGGAACACTTCTGTGGAGGAGTCAGTCCTGCTGTGCACCAAGAGACAAATGGGAACCAAAAGTTTTCTCTGATTAAATCCAGTCACAACATCAAAGAGCTTTTCAGCATTGCTTCTCCCAGTTCACTTGACTGCAGAACAGATCTGTGGGGGTTTTATTTTGTTCCCCTTTCCCCATTCACATCTGGGGAGTGTTTTGTGAAGGCAGACATCCCTGGTATTTCTGCTACACTGTGAGTGCTATGCtgagagcactgggcagaaaagGGACAAGCCTGCAGTGCACAGGTAGGAGAGTCAGTCTGTCCGTCAGTCTTGCTGTCAGCTGTTCTTGCCTTCACCTATTTGAGCTGGAGGACAATCACACTCAGATGTTCCCCTGCAAGGAAATTGGATACTACTGAGAGCAGAGGAGTCCCGTTTTAAAGTGTAGATGATCTGCACAATCCCCTCCCCAGAGAAGAGCCCTGCACTTCTGGATACCCTGAAGATGGGGTGCCTGAACGGAGAGTTGGGTTTATCCCCCGCCGTGGACCCCATTTCCCAGACTGACAGGTTTGAAGGAGCTTGGACACCTTGCTCCCATGGACCCACCTGCATGGCAGGACCTGCAGGCTTAGTTTCTGAGCTGCAGCTACAAaccccatccccagagagcccaaaaacaagaacagcagcagcagcagtggatggagaaagaaggaggaatGCCCCAGCGCTTCTCTGAAAGGAGACAAGGCCAGGGAGTGATAGATAGGCACTCAGGAGAGTAAGTCccttctgctggagctctgcataCAGAGGAAGCTGCTTCTGCCCTGGACCCCACCGCcttgagggcagaggctttgctgAGTGGGAGATTAAACCAGGGGACTTGCTAGGGGAAAAGCATACTGACTGATGCGCTGACAGAAGGGTGCCCAAatccctcctcccaccctttgCTGTCAGCAGTTTCCTCTCAGCCCCTGGCCCTGTCTCTGTTGTCTGGagttgtctctgctgggagctGTTTCCCTGTACTAaggtctcctccctgccagtgctcacagccCCCGTCCCATCTGCTGTGCACTCACCTCTGCCATGCAGAcacctgcccaggagcagcactGTGTTGGGAAGTCCTCAGGTTGGATAAATGCTGAGGAGACCACAGAATGGACAGGACTGGCTGTAGGCAAAGGAATGGGTGAAGGGTCTGCATCAGGTTCCTCACGGACCTACTGATCTCTCAGGGTAATCCTGTAGGAGTCTGGATCTCTTGTGCAAATGTAACAGCTTGATTATCATTTCCCCCACAATCACAGCAGGAAACTGAAAGCATAGACCCCAGCAGACAACTTCCTTCCAGGTAGCCCCTGTCTTGATGTCCTTCTTGAAAAGTCCCCTTGGAAATCTTCTGGGGTGATCTGGAGCTGTAAAAagcctgacccatgcagcaccctctccacagcagaaggaccctgccctgccctccttcTACCCATGGCTTCGCCCCACGGTGCTGTGGGGAGCTCCCCAGGCAGGCCGAGTGCTGACCCTGTTAGGTGGCAGAGTCCCTGCCCTGGCACACAACCCCTGGGGCGCAGGCACCTTGCCTAATGGACAGCCCCGGGCACCCCTGGTTGCACACTTCTACGCACAGCCCTGCAGTCATCCACAGGAGAAGGGAGTTGTCATGCgctgtccctctgatggtgcagcagggaagccctgctctggagGATGCCCTCCTCCACTACACCAAAAAGATTTGAGATTCCAGCTACCAGATACCACAGGCTGTGGGCTATGTCAGATTTATGAGATCCACCGAGGAACTGCAGTTGCATCGCCCTGCACCCAGGAACTTACCACATCAAGGGCTGCAAAGGCTTCTCCCCCAGCGaactctcagcatcctcccaccccagactgcctttaacctctatctgcctcactcctctctgttggtgcctgcaggcagtgccctcagccctgctgtgctttgccaaGAAGCTTCTCctcagcagagctgtctctctgcaggaCTGCCTAGCTGCGGAGAGGTCCCTTTgtcccaggagcccagcacaactcagcagcagaggactAGCTGAAGGCATCGCTCTCTCTACCTTCTCCACCCCACTCTGAGCTCCCTCCAGATGTCCCTGGAGCTCTCCAGGAAACTActtggaaagaaacagaagtaatCACTGATCTTCCATCTCTCATCTCTGCAGAGACACTGCTTTCCAGCaatgtcttttcttctttcagagacAGTTAGGTTTTATAATCACCTTTCCTCTTCCCACTATTAGACAGGACACCTGGAGAGCGATAGGGAGGGATGTCCTTTCTCCAGCTGAGTCAATGGGGCCATCTCAGTCAGGGTTTGTAGTCCTGGGGCTGGAAGGGTACCCAGCTCCCTCCACGCACACCACATGTTTATTAAAGCTATTCATTTTTATGGCCAGATACATGCAGCAGTGAGAGCTACGTTAGATGTCAAGGCTCTTCAGCACAAGGGCATACGGGTTTGCTGAGACAGCACAGGACCAAGACAAAATCTGATCTTGCTCATTGTGGGAGCAAAGAGACATCACAGGGCATCTCAGAAAGATCCAGTGTCTGTGTGCAAGTGAATGACTCCCATGACTGCAGTGATGCCAGGTCTGTCCTATCTCCATCCAGTAGATGCAAGCAGTCCGTGAACAAGAAGCACATTGCACCAGGGTCTCTGCTCCTGGGCCTACACACCTACTTCTCTCTCTAACCTTTTACTCATCCCCTtgatgacacagtcaaggaacaggTCAACGATTTTCACAGTGTGCATGGATCACAGCATGTCCACATCCAAAGACACTTTCAGCACCACCTCATCCTTCCTGGAGATCAGTGCCTCCTCTCTGCTACAGGCCCTCAGGAGCTCCAGAGACACCACAAACACCAAACAcctctcctgccagggctgcacaACTCAGCCCTGTTTGTCTCTGACCTTGGGACAGCAGAATTTGCTCTCCTTGCTCTCTGTGCGGGCACCTTATCTCGTCTTTACATTGCCATCTACTCCTGCATGTCTCTGCtctaaagcaaagcttttgcACACACAGGGTCTTGGGCACTGCATACCAGGTTTCCCCATGATATATCTCAGCTTGGCCCTTgagggggctgaggggctgcaggCCACATGTGCACCACTGTACTCTGGCTGGTGCACAGACAAGAGGAACTGGAGACCAGCATACCATTGTAGAGCTTTGACGTTGATGGAGTAACTGCTTGGGTGTAGTTTGGCTACTGAGATGACTGGGGGATGgggtgtggatagttagggcctggcggtcggaagatgtcgcgctgtacggaaaggtaggccccccctcctctcctgatagccaatagcgcTTAGCCCAtgacgtaagcagacggaagtgacgctgtaaacc
The nucleotide sequence above comes from Opisthocomus hoazin isolate bOpiHoa1 chromosome 33, bOpiHoa1.hap1, whole genome shotgun sequence. Encoded proteins:
- the LOC104328503 gene encoding olfactory receptor 14A16, with amino-acid sequence MSNSSSITEFLLLAFTDTRELQRLHFWLFLGIYVAALLGNGLTITAVACDHRLYTPMYFFLLHLSLLDLGSISTTVPKAMANSFWDTRDISYTGCATQVFFFLLFLSAEFCLLTVMAYDRYVAICKPLHYGTLLDSRACVQMAAAAWGSGFLYAVLHTANTFSLPLCQGNALEQFFCEIPQILKLSCSNAYLREVWLLMVSGILLSGCFVFIVLSYVHIFRAVLRIPSEHGRQKAFSTCLPHLAVVSLFVSTGMFAYLKPHSISFQLLDLVVAVVYSVVPPAVNPLIYSMRNKELKDSLRNLFEYMLLQHH